Proteins encoded together in one Triticum dicoccoides isolate Atlit2015 ecotype Zavitan chromosome 7B, WEW_v2.0, whole genome shotgun sequence window:
- the LOC119337686 gene encoding uncharacterized protein LOC119337686, protein MAWTRYHASSTHPPSIPARRRPKSGADDAPFPPWVLLDDRAYLAGESNHTTAVSRTRHGDQIQATFFLADPPLVSYFAVSCAAELGCEPRVLYTEANLVLLVSVPGDPRNAIDPRKNDFYVYEVDDDAGAGGGPPKATLTLLPHPPPDLFPFPRDRCYYFHDCQVGLLRHRRNSDGGGGGGFYLRQHRPRAYDAYIVAALCTRLTFPETLGLYTYVSDTEVWSSKPASFPDGGKLPRAALRCDKVITIGGEAGTMPGSISCGVSSYVMCSHSTTTPRRFATSLCRTPSGQTTPSTNLEACTGTSPSSAAASSMLR, encoded by the coding sequence atgGCGTGGACGCGCTACCACGCCTCCTCGACGCATCCTCCTTCAATCCCCGCTCGCCGTCGTCCCAAGTCCGGCGCCGACGATGCCCCCTTTCCTCCATGGGTCCTGCTCGACGACCGCGCATACCTCGCCGGCGAATCCAACCACACCACGGCCGTCTCCCGCACAAGGCACGGCGACCAGATCCAAGCCACCTTCTTCCTCGCCGACCCGCCGCTCGTCTCCTACTTCGCCGTCTCGTGCGCCGCCGAGCTTGGCTGCGAGCCCAGGGTCCTCTACACAGAGGCCAACCTCGTCCTCCTCGTCTCGGTGCCCGGCGACCCCCGCAACGCCATCGACCCCCGGAAGAACGACTTCTACGTCTACGAGGTGGACGAcgacgccggcgccggcggcggccctCCCAAGGCCACACTGACGCTGCTTCCGCACCCCCCGCCCGACTTGTTCCCCTTCCCTCGGGACAGATGCTACTACTTCCATGACTGCCAGGTAGGACTCCTGCGCCACCGCAGGAactccgacggcggcggcggcggcggcttttaTCTTCGCCAGCACCGTCCCAGAGCCTATGACGCCTACATCGTCGCCGCGCTCTGTACACGGCTAACCTTCCCGGAGACGTTAGGCCTTTACACCTACGTCTCCGACACCGAGGTGTGGAGCAGCAAACCAGCCTCATTCCCAGACGGCGGCAAACTGCCCCGAGCCGCCCTTCGATGTGACAAGGTTATCACCATCGGAGGAGAAGCCGGCACCATGCCTGGGTCGATCTCATGCGGGGTATCATCCTATGTGATGTGCTCCCACTCGACGACGACGCCAAGACGCTTCGCTACATCCCTCTGCCGGACCCCATCCGGCCAGACGACACCATCGACGAATCTGGAGGCATGTACCGGGACGTCGCCGTCGTCGGCAGCCGCATCAAGTATGCTGAGGTGA